In Arachis hypogaea cultivar Tifrunner chromosome 2, arahy.Tifrunner.gnm2.J5K5, whole genome shotgun sequence, a genomic segment contains:
- the LOC140179658 gene encoding protein FAR-RED IMPAIRED RESPONSE 1-like, producing the protein MESHFGEPVSHSPASFTNGNTIHSSDNLLNFWDVEGKKSNKAIDCTNINEFGSDDTNLVDELLDHSCLAEDEIPRVEMQFNHLKLAQDFYATYAKKVGFVSKIRNTNYDRMTKEPINQSIHCNREGFRGSCVKAPTRKNMVAAVECRARVYANFDREKQDWVLLKVELRHSHPCSTRKAVHYHENKELTMHGKCMIERLMMRRAFDPTRYF; encoded by the exons ATGGAGTCCCATTTTGGTGAACCGGTTTCTCATTCCCCAGCATCCTTCACCAATGGCAATACCATCCATTCAAGTGACAATCTTCTCAATTTTTGGGATGTTGAAGGTAAAAAGTCTAATAAG GCAATAGACTGTACGAACATTAATGAGTTTGGAAGTGATGACACGAATCTTGttgatgag TTACTAGATCATAGTTGCCTTGCCGAAGATGAAATACCAAGAGTTGAAATGCAGTTTAATCATTTGAAGCTGGCCCAAGATTTTTATGCAACCTATGCAAAGAAAGTAGGTTTTGTAAGTAAGATAAGGAACACAAATTATGACAGGATGACTAAGGAACCGATTAACCAATCTATTCATTGTAATCGGGAGGGTTTCCGTGGATCTTGTGTCAAAGCACCCACACGGAAGAACATGGTTGCAGCTGTGGAGTGCAGAGCAAGGGTATATGCAAATTTTGACAGGGAGAAGCAGGATTGGGTTTTGCTGAAGGTTGAGTTGAGGCACTCGCACCCATGTTCAACTAGAAAGGCGGTGCATTACCACGAGAATAAAGAGTTGACCATGCACGGAAAATGCATGATTGAGAGGTTAATGATGAGGCGGGCATTCGACCCGACAAGATATTTCTAG